One Arcobacter arenosus DNA window includes the following coding sequences:
- a CDS encoding FIST N-terminal domain-containing protein, with amino-acid sequence MKTYNYTFFNNNLSDLIDYNIYKDEKNILIQIFCGHDLSALELITKTLMTNIPQAVCLGTTTDGEICESKISTLKTIISISVFDNTFLKAHYLKGDDAFNIGYEIAKNIVTDNTKLIITFTDGTGTNAEEYLKGIEKYDNSIMVCGGMAGDNGVFKQTFISLGDQIYPKGHIAVSLNSDVLKVTNARKFDWVPIGLEHTIDEVEGNRIYKISGMSPSEFYKKYLGESVAQTEFPLIVERNGIPTARAVLEQHKDGSLSCGGNLRKGDIVRLGFGDAESIMNNPLSALDTSFDHPIETFFLYSCMARRRYLRELIKLETQPFAVIAPTSGFFTYSEFFHRDGHNELLNQTLTVVALSEYDEKVNALEIYPEKQTSSKKDAAFARTLKSLTHLVQKSTDDYQEQSKSLKESEVYAQNLLTSQKQFLKHAVHETNTPLSIIMANIELYEMENGKNKYLSNIEVAMKNLFSIYDDLSYLVKKDQIDYPEHKIDFKDFVRSRVEFFNQVATKVKSKFVFKAPKEKMILFFNESKLQRIIDNNLTNAIKYTYENEDIFVTLKKEEDYLKLMVSSHSKKIQDPDKIFKEYYREEKSKDGFGLGLNLVKRICDEEGVEIYLESNEYFTSFVYLFKGER; translated from the coding sequence ATGAAAACATATAACTACACATTTTTCAATAACAATCTAAGTGATTTAATTGATTATAATATATATAAAGATGAAAAAAATATTCTAATTCAGATATTTTGTGGACATGATTTAAGTGCATTAGAATTAATTACTAAAACATTAATGACAAATATTCCTCAAGCAGTTTGTTTAGGAACAACAACAGATGGAGAGATATGTGAATCAAAAATCTCTACACTTAAAACTATTATATCAATTTCAGTTTTTGATAATACCTTTTTAAAGGCACACTATTTAAAAGGTGATGATGCCTTTAATATAGGATATGAAATTGCAAAAAATATAGTAACTGACAATACAAAATTAATAATTACTTTTACTGATGGAACAGGAACAAATGCCGAAGAGTATTTAAAAGGTATAGAAAAATATGATAATTCTATAATGGTATGTGGGGGAATGGCAGGAGACAATGGAGTATTTAAACAAACATTTATCTCTTTAGGTGATCAAATATATCCAAAAGGTCATATAGCAGTTTCTCTTAACTCAGATGTATTAAAAGTTACAAACGCAAGAAAATTTGACTGGGTTCCTATTGGTTTAGAACATACAATAGATGAAGTTGAAGGAAATAGAATATATAAAATCTCAGGAATGAGTCCTTCAGAGTTTTACAAAAAATATTTAGGAGAGAGTGTTGCCCAAACAGAATTTCCTTTAATAGTTGAAAGAAATGGAATACCAACAGCAAGAGCAGTTTTAGAACAACACAAAGACGGAAGTTTAAGTTGTGGGGGAAATTTAAGAAAAGGGGATATAGTTAGACTTGGGTTTGGTGATGCTGAATCTATTATGAATAATCCACTAAGTGCTTTAGATACAAGTTTTGATCATCCAATAGAAACTTTTTTCTTATATTCTTGTATGGCAAGAAGAAGATATCTAAGGGAATTAATAAAACTTGAAACTCAACCCTTTGCAGTAATTGCTCCAACTTCTGGATTTTTTACTTATTCTGAATTTTTCCATAGAGATGGACATAATGAATTACTAAATCAAACATTAACAGTAGTAGCATTAAGTGAATATGATGAAAAGGTTAATGCATTAGAGATTTATCCAGAAAAACAAACAAGTTCAAAAAAAGATGCTGCCTTTGCTAGGACTTTAAAATCTTTAACTCACTTGGTACAAAAAAGTACCGATGATTATCAAGAGCAATCAAAAAGTTTAAAGGAATCAGAAGTATATGCACAAAATCTGCTAACTTCACAAAAACAATTTTTAAAACATGCAGTTCATGAAACAAATACTCCACTTTCTATAATAATGGCAAATATTGAATTATACGAAATGGAAAATGGCAAAAATAAATATTTGTCAAATATTGAAGTTGCCATGAAAAATCTTTTTTCTATATATGATGATTTAAGCTATTTAGTAAAAAAAGACCAAATAGATTATCCTGAACATAAAATCGATTTTAAAGATTTTGTTAGAAGTAGAGTTGAATTTTTTAATCAAGTTGCAACAAAGGTTAAATCAAAATTTGTTTTTAAAGCACCAAAAGAAAAAATGATACTTTTTTTCAATGAATCAAAACTACAAAGAATAATTGATAACAATCTTACAAATGCAATAAAATATACCTATGAAAACGAAGATATTTTTGTAACATTAAAGAAAGAAGAAGATTATTTAAAACTTATGGTTTCAAGCCATTCAAAAAAAATCCAAGATCCAGATAAAATATTTAAAGAATATTATCGGGAAGAAAAATCAAAAGATGGATTTGGATTAGGATTAAATTTAGTAAAAAGAATATGTGATGAAGAAGGTGTTGAAATATATTTAGAATCTAATGAATATTTCACATCATTTGTTTATCTATTTAAAGGGGAAAGATGA
- the pqqE gene encoding pyrroloquinoline quinone biosynthesis protein PqqE has translation MSTNEKSAIKPPLWVLLELTHKCPLECTYCYNQLDFANTKDGMSKEDWFKVLDETRALGAVQLGISGGEPLLNKDIVEIVRYANDLKFYTNLITSGVGGEKGVLKKLKEAGLKTVQLGIQSHDENTMTLITNNKSAMKDKIAFAKEVKELGMQLIVNTCITRQNIEQVGEIIEFCDELGANYLEIANIQYYGWALENVDALLPSKEQLDKAMEVTNFYREKRKDMKVFFVVPDYYENRPKACMNGWGTTFLTINPDGLALPCNTANTLPIEFPNVKESSVKEIWYESKAFNFFRGDEWMNPTCRSCPEKEKDFGGCRCQAYALTKDMHEADPVCDKSAYHGVVKKIVENANKSDKLPIYRNKQNSLKFIENKTCCS, from the coding sequence ATGTCAACTAATGAAAAGTCAGCAATTAAACCACCTTTGTGGGTACTTTTAGAGTTAACTCACAAATGCCCTTTAGAGTGTACTTATTGTTATAACCAACTTGATTTTGCAAATACAAAAGATGGTATGAGTAAAGAAGATTGGTTTAAAGTTTTAGATGAAACAAGAGCTTTAGGTGCAGTTCAATTAGGAATTTCAGGTGGTGAACCTTTATTAAATAAAGATATTGTTGAGATAGTAAGATATGCAAATGATTTAAAATTTTATACAAACTTAATCACTTCTGGTGTTGGTGGCGAAAAGGGAGTTTTAAAGAAGTTAAAAGAAGCTGGACTTAAAACTGTTCAATTAGGTATTCAATCCCATGATGAAAATACTATGACTCTAATTACTAATAATAAATCAGCTATGAAAGATAAAATTGCCTTTGCTAAAGAGGTAAAAGAGCTTGGTATGCAACTTATTGTGAATACTTGTATCACAAGACAAAATATTGAGCAAGTTGGTGAGATAATTGAGTTTTGTGATGAGCTTGGGGCAAACTATTTAGAGATTGCAAATATTCAATATTATGGTTGGGCATTAGAAAATGTTGATGCCCTTTTACCAAGTAAAGAACAGCTTGATAAGGCTATGGAAGTAACCAACTTTTATAGGGAAAAAAGAAAAGACATGAAGGTATTTTTTGTAGTACCAGATTATTATGAAAATAGACCAAAGGCATGTATGAATGGTTGGGGAACAACTTTTTTAACAATTAATCCAGATGGATTAGCCCTACCATGTAATACTGCTAACACTTTACCAATTGAATTTCCAAATGTAAAGGAATCTTCTGTAAAAGAGATTTGGTATGAATCAAAAGCTTTTAATTTTTTTAGAGGTGATGAGTGGATGAATCCAACATGTAGATCTTGCCCTGAAAAAGAGAAAGATTTTGGTGGATGTAGATGTCAAGCATATGCTTTAACTAAAGATATGCATGAAGCTGATCCTGTTTGTGATAAGTCAGCATATCATGGAGTTGTTAAAAAAATAGTTGAAAATGCAAATAAAAGTGATAAATTACCAATTTATAGAAATAAACAAAACTCTTTAAAATTTATTGAAAATAAAACCTGTTGTTCTTAA
- the pqqA gene encoding pyrroloquinoline quinone precursor peptide PqqA, with protein MKWETPTFVDNRFGFEVTMYICTK; from the coding sequence ATGAAATGGGAAACACCTACATTCGTAGATAACAGATTTGGTTTTGAAGTTACTATGTATATTTGTACAAAGTAA
- a CDS encoding ATP-binding cassette domain-containing protein: MSEKILELKDVEFSYGKKQVLNKVSFNIKKGEFSVLLGLNGAGKSTIFSLITRLLKLEVGEININNHSIKNYSEALKNIGIVFQEPTLDLDLTVRQNLYYYGSLKGLGFVQTIKSIENEIERLELKPHLDTTARKLNGGHRRRVEILRALINKPKLLLLDEPTVGLDLKSRFDILEYVRDLVKREKLSVLWITHLFDEVNEDDEISFIKNGKIVENGIVSSIMEKYQKENLVDTFNQIVK, translated from the coding sequence ATGAGTGAAAAGATTTTAGAATTAAAAGACGTAGAGTTTTCCTATGGAAAAAAACAAGTATTAAATAAGGTTTCTTTTAATATAAAAAAAGGTGAATTTTCGGTTTTATTAGGACTTAATGGAGCTGGAAAATCAACTATCTTTTCACTTATAACTAGACTACTTAAACTTGAAGTTGGTGAAATCAATATAAATAATCACTCCATAAAAAACTATAGTGAAGCTTTAAAAAATATAGGTATTGTTTTTCAAGAACCAACTTTAGATTTAGATTTAACTGTTAGACAAAATTTGTATTATTATGGTTCTTTAAAAGGATTAGGTTTTGTTCAAACAATAAAATCTATTGAAAATGAGATTGAAAGACTTGAACTAAAACCACATTTAGATACTACAGCTAGAAAACTAAACGGTGGACATAGAAGAAGAGTTGAAATCTTAAGAGCTTTAATAAACAAGCCAAAACTACTTTTACTTGATGAACCTACAGTTGGACTTGATTTAAAAAGTAGATTTGATATTTTAGAGTATGTCAGAGATTTAGTAAAAAGGGAAAAATTAAGTGTTCTTTGGATTACCCACCTTTTTGATGAGGTAAATGAAGATGATGAAATTTCATTTATCAAAAATGGTAAAATTGTAGAAAATGGCATTGTTAGTTCTATTATGGAAAAATATCAAAAGGAGAATTTGGTTGATACTTTCAATCAAATTGTAAAATAA
- the pqqC gene encoding pyrroloquinoline-quinone synthase PqqC: MTKKMSELLSKEEFEAKLRGMGDMYHIHHPFHIRMYKGECTKEEIQGWVANRFYYQTAIPIKDAAIMSNNPPLEDRRKWIDRITDHDSVGGGIEAWLELGEAVGLNKEDLISHKYVLPAVKFAVDAYINFAKQRPWKEAAMSSLTEMFAPQIHQQRLNTWPDNYPWIEAKGLRYFQKRLSEARRDVQHGLSITLEEFNTVELQNKAFEILQFKLDILWTMCDALYLAYELKRPPYFNIEGYENEQRKINCSE, encoded by the coding sequence ATGACAAAAAAAATGAGTGAATTATTAAGTAAAGAAGAGTTTGAAGCAAAACTAAGAGGTATGGGTGATATGTATCATATTCACCATCCTTTTCATATTAGAATGTATAAAGGCGAGTGTACAAAAGAGGAAATTCAAGGTTGGGTAGCAAATAGGTTTTATTATCAAACAGCAATACCAATTAAAGATGCAGCGATTATGTCAAATAATCCACCACTAGAAGATAGAAGAAAATGGATTGATAGAATTACTGACCATGATAGTGTTGGTGGAGGAATTGAAGCTTGGCTTGAATTAGGTGAAGCAGTGGGATTAAATAAAGAGGATTTAATTTCACATAAATATGTTTTACCTGCAGTTAAATTTGCAGTAGATGCTTATATTAACTTTGCAAAACAAAGACCTTGGAAAGAAGCTGCAATGTCATCTTTAACTGAGATGTTTGCACCTCAAATTCATCAACAAAGATTAAATACATGGCCAGATAATTATCCATGGATTGAAGCAAAAGGTTTAAGATATTTTCAAAAAAGATTAAGTGAAGCAAGAAGAGATGTTCAACATGGACTTTCAATCACTTTAGAAGAGTTTAATACAGTTGAACTTCAAAATAAAGCTTTTGAAATTTTACAGTTTAAACTTGATATACTTTGGACTATGTGTGATGCTTTATATTTGGCATACGAATTAAAAAGACCACCATATTTCAATATTGAAGGTTATGAAAATGAACAAAGAAAAATTAATTGTAGTGAATGA
- a CDS encoding response regulator transcription factor, with protein MKILLLEDDIMLNEAITQYLGTIGHSVQSVKDGDECLKKLDEEKFDLLVFDINVPSIDGLTILEDLHKKKRMVPTIFISALIDIEDISRAFDIGCHDYLKKPFHLKELNLRIEKILKTRTAPMSHKRLSKSYSFDSESMTLYFNNEPHILPKRQLQIIELLTNNRSLVCNYDMFRDYVWNDDFIDNATIRAEVNRVKKVLKEDFIVNVRGIGYMVERPSS; from the coding sequence ATGAAAATTTTATTATTAGAAGATGATATTATGTTAAATGAGGCAATAACTCAATATTTAGGAACAATAGGTCATTCTGTTCAATCTGTAAAAGATGGAGATGAGTGTCTAAAAAAATTAGATGAAGAGAAATTTGACCTTCTAGTTTTTGATATTAATGTTCCAAGTATTGATGGTCTTACTATTTTAGAAGATTTACACAAAAAGAAAAGAATGGTACCAACTATTTTTATCTCTGCACTTATAGACATTGAAGATATCTCAAGAGCTTTTGATATTGGATGCCATGATTATTTAAAAAAACCTTTTCATTTAAAAGAGTTAAATCTTAGAATAGAAAAAATCCTAAAAACACGAACTGCACCAATGAGCCATAAAAGATTATCAAAATCGTATAGTTTTGATAGTGAAAGTATGACTTTATATTTTAACAATGAACCTCATATTTTACCAAAAAGACAACTTCAAATTATTGAACTACTTACAAATAATAGAAGTTTAGTTTGTAACTATGATATGTTTAGGGATTATGTTTGGAATGATGACTTTATTGATAATGCAACAATTAGAGCCGAAGTAAATAGAGTTAAAAAAGTTTTAAAAGAGGATTTTATTGTAAATGTTAGGGGTATTGGATATATGGTTGAAAGACCTAGTTCTTAA
- a CDS encoding PQQ-dependent catabolism-associated beta-propeller protein yields MKKLILTSILTASILNADTIFVSNEKDNTISVIDSVTNKVVKTYEVGQRPRGILLTKDYSKLYICASDDDTVQAMDTKTGEILYNLPSGEDPEQFALHPDGKELYISNENDGIVTVVDTVEKAVISQIEVGLEPEGMAVSPDGSVAINTSETSNFLHWIDTKTKKIIHNTLVDQRPRHIEFSKNGDMIWASSEIGGTIVVVNTKTKESVAKLGFKIPGIFKDLIQPVGIKLTSDGKYAFVALGPANHVAVIDAKTYKVIKYLLVGKRVWQLDFAQNEKKLYTTNGVSGDVSVIDVDSLKVEKTIKVGRYPWGLAVIPSK; encoded by the coding sequence ATGAAGAAATTAATTTTAACATCTATTTTAACTGCGTCTATTTTGAATGCAGACACAATATTTGTATCAAATGAAAAAGATAACACTATTAGTGTAATTGATTCAGTTACAAACAAAGTTGTAAAAACATATGAAGTAGGGCAAAGACCTAGAGGTATTTTACTTACAAAAGATTACTCAAAACTATATATTTGTGCTAGTGATGATGACACAGTTCAAGCTATGGATACTAAAACAGGTGAGATTTTATATAATTTACCATCGGGTGAAGACCCAGAACAATTTGCACTTCATCCAGATGGGAAAGAGCTTTATATATCAAATGAAAATGATGGAATTGTAACAGTTGTAGATACTGTTGAAAAAGCTGTTATTTCTCAAATTGAAGTTGGTTTAGAACCTGAAGGAATGGCTGTAAGTCCAGATGGAAGTGTAGCTATTAATACATCTGAAACATCAAATTTTTTACATTGGATTGATACAAAAACAAAAAAAATCATTCATAATACTTTAGTTGATCAAAGACCAAGACATATTGAATTTTCAAAAAATGGTGATATGATATGGGCTTCATCTGAAATTGGTGGAACTATTGTTGTTGTAAATACAAAAACAAAAGAGAGTGTTGCAAAATTAGGTTTTAAAATACCTGGAATTTTTAAAGATTTAATTCAGCCAGTTGGTATTAAACTAACAAGTGATGGAAAATATGCCTTTGTAGCTTTAGGACCAGCTAATCATGTCGCTGTAATTGATGCAAAAACTTATAAAGTAATTAAATATTTATTAGTTGGAAAAAGAGTTTGGCAATTAGATTTTGCTCAAAATGAGAAAAAACTTTATACTACAAATGGTGTAAGTGGTGATGTATCTGTTATAGATGTTGATTCTTTAAAAGTAGAAAAGACAATAAAAGTTGGAAGATATCCTTGGGGATTAGCAGTAATTCCTTCAAAATAA
- a CDS encoding ABC transporter permease, with product MNIYFNCMKGIIYKELIRFVKQKSRFFSALVRPLLWLFIFSVGFKTALGLAITPPYETYITYETYIVPGLVGMVLLFNGMQSSLTMIFDREMGSMKILLSSYINRNFLLFCKMFATSIVSTIQAITFLLIAKFYGVDISYLAIVVTIPIIIISSIILNAFALFISSVIKQLENFATVMNFVIFPMFFLSSALYPLWKIKDSSILLYEISSYNPFTYIVESIRFSLYLKVDVQALLVLVISLVITLIMAFLGFKSKKVNNS from the coding sequence ATGAATATATATTTTAATTGTATGAAAGGTATTATCTACAAAGAGTTAATTAGATTTGTTAAACAAAAAAGTAGATTCTTCTCAGCTCTTGTTAGACCTTTACTTTGGTTGTTTATTTTTTCCGTTGGGTTTAAAACAGCTTTAGGCCTTGCAATTACACCTCCATATGAAACTTATATTACCTATGAAACATATATAGTTCCTGGACTTGTTGGGATGGTGTTACTTTTTAATGGTATGCAAAGTAGTTTAACTATGATATTTGATAGGGAAATGGGAAGTATGAAAATACTTTTATCTTCTTATATAAATAGAAATTTCTTACTTTTTTGTAAAATGTTTGCAACCTCAATTGTTTCAACAATACAAGCAATCACTTTTTTATTAATTGCAAAATTTTATGGTGTGGATATTTCATATTTAGCAATAGTAGTAACCATTCCTATTATTATAATCTCATCTATAATTCTTAATGCTTTTGCACTTTTTATCTCTTCAGTTATAAAACAATTGGAAAATTTTGCAACGGTGATGAACTTTGTTATCTTTCCAATGTTCTTTTTAAGTTCAGCTTTATACCCACTTTGGAAAATTAAAGATTCTTCTATACTTTTATATGAAATTTCTTCATATAATCCTTTTACTTATATAGTAGAATCTATTAGGTTCTCACTTTACTTAAAGGTCGATGTACAGGCACTTCTAGTACTAGTAATATCTCTAGTTATAACTTTAATTATGGCATTTTTAGGGTTCAAATCAAAAAAAGTTAATAATAGCTAA
- a CDS encoding methanol/ethanol family PQQ-dependent dehydrogenase, producing MKKSFLLTSAVAVTLSALISGCATSNTTMNDKSMVTKPSYAPVSYDEILNDDKTTGDVLTYGHGQNGQRFSPLTQVNKETVKNLVSVWNFSFGGEKQRGQESQPLVKDGVMYVTASYSRMYAIDLATGEELWQYDARLPSGILPCCDVINRGAAIYGDLVIFGTLDAKLVALNRKTGKTVWKKKVAEYKDGYSITAAPLVVKDMIITGVAGGEFGIVGKVEAYDAKTGKLIWTRPTVEGHMGYLNGKENGITGGEAGKTWPGDLWETGGAATWLGGTYDSETDLLFFGTGNPAPWNSHNRPGDNLYSSSRLAINPDTGKIVWHYQTTPHDGWDFDGVNELVSFNKDGKKYAATADRNGFFYVLDRTNGKFITANPFVSNITWATGIDKNGRPMLTPDGRPGNPGDASKGKAVFSVPSFLGGKNWMPMAYSKKTELFYVPSNEWGMDIWNQPISYKKGAAYLGAGFTIKPIFEDHIGSLKAIEPLTGKIKWEYKNPAPLWGGVLTTAGGLVFTGTPEGKFLAFDDETGEILFKYNAGSGIVSSPITWEQNGEQYIAIVSGWGGAVPLWGGEVAKLIKNINQGGTVHVFKLFKK from the coding sequence ATGAAAAAGAGTTTTTTACTAACTAGTGCAGTAGCTGTTACACTTTCTGCATTAATTAGTGGATGTGCAACTAGTAACACTACGATGAATGACAAATCTATGGTTACAAAACCATCATATGCACCTGTATCATATGATGAAATTTTAAATGATGATAAAACAACTGGGGATGTTTTAACATATGGACATGGACAAAATGGTCAAAGATTTTCACCTCTGACTCAGGTGAATAAAGAGACTGTTAAAAATTTAGTTTCTGTATGGAATTTCTCATTTGGTGGAGAAAAACAAAGAGGACAAGAATCTCAACCACTAGTAAAAGATGGTGTTATGTATGTAACTGCTTCTTATTCTAGAATGTATGCAATTGATTTAGCTACAGGTGAAGAGTTATGGCAATATGATGCAAGACTTCCAAGTGGAATTTTACCTTGTTGTGATGTTATCAATAGAGGTGCTGCAATTTATGGTGATTTAGTAATTTTTGGAACATTAGATGCTAAATTAGTTGCATTAAATAGAAAAACTGGAAAAACAGTATGGAAGAAAAAAGTAGCAGAATATAAAGATGGTTACTCAATTACTGCTGCTCCATTAGTTGTTAAAGATATGATTATCACTGGTGTAGCTGGTGGTGAATTTGGTATTGTTGGAAAAGTTGAAGCGTATGATGCTAAAACTGGTAAACTTATTTGGACTAGACCAACTGTTGAAGGTCACATGGGTTACTTAAATGGAAAAGAAAATGGAATTACTGGTGGTGAAGCTGGTAAAACATGGCCTGGAGATTTATGGGAAACTGGTGGAGCTGCAACTTGGCTTGGTGGAACATATGATTCTGAGACTGATTTATTATTCTTCGGAACAGGAAACCCTGCACCATGGAATTCACACAATAGACCAGGGGATAACTTATACTCTTCTTCAAGATTAGCAATTAATCCTGATACAGGAAAAATTGTTTGGCATTATCAAACAACTCCACATGATGGATGGGATTTCGATGGTGTTAATGAGTTAGTTTCATTTAATAAAGATGGTAAAAAATATGCTGCAACTGCAGATAGAAATGGTTTCTTCTATGTATTAGACAGAACTAATGGTAAGTTTATTACTGCAAATCCATTTGTTTCAAATATTACTTGGGCAACTGGAATTGATAAAAACGGTAGACCAATGTTAACTCCTGATGGAAGACCTGGAAATCCTGGTGATGCTTCAAAAGGTAAGGCAGTATTCTCTGTTCCTTCATTCTTAGGTGGTAAAAACTGGATGCCAATGGCTTATTCTAAGAAAACTGAATTATTCTATGTTCCTTCAAATGAGTGGGGAATGGATATTTGGAATCAACCAATTTCGTATAAAAAAGGTGCTGCTTACTTAGGTGCTGGATTTACAATTAAACCAATTTTCGAAGATCACATTGGTTCACTTAAAGCAATTGAGCCTTTAACTGGAAAAATCAAATGGGAATATAAAAACCCTGCACCACTATGGGGTGGAGTTTTAACTACTGCTGGTGGACTTGTATTTACAGGAACTCCTGAAGGTAAATTCTTAGCATTTGATGATGAAACTGGTGAAATTTTATTTAAATACAATGCTGGTTCAGGAATTGTTTCTTCTCCAATTACTTGGGAGCAAAATGGTGAGCAATACATAGCAATCGTTTCAGGTTGGGGTGGAGCTGTTCCTTTATGGGGTGGTGAAGTTGCAAAACTTATTAAGAACATCAACCAAGGTGGAACTGTTCACGTATTTAAACTATTTAAAAAATAG
- the pqqB gene encoding pyrroloquinoline quinone biosynthesis protein PqqB: MRIQVLGSGAGGGLPQFNCNCDNCRGYRDGKKSIKRRTQSSITISEDGENWVLLNTSPDILEQIHNSPFLHPTKKRETKIKAIIFNDAQIDHTTGLLMLREGCPHQIYCTKEVNEELNSSFPTMKMLKHWDGGGTVWHEILPDSTTKFEIPVMPSYEFYAHALISNAPPYSLYRDKPRRGDNIGITVVNKNTGKRLFYLPGLGVMEDHVFDEMRNADVLLIEGTLWTNDEMIKGEFSTKLGTDMGHIPLSGDEGLIKVLDTLEKPRKILIHINNTNPILDEESSEYKELISHGIEVSYDGMRIDI, from the coding sequence GTGAGGATTCAAGTTCTAGGTTCAGGAGCAGGTGGTGGTTTACCACAATTTAATTGTAACTGTGACAATTGTAGAGGTTACAGAGATGGTAAAAAAAGTATAAAAAGAAGAACTCAAAGTTCAATTACTATTAGTGAAGATGGTGAAAACTGGGTTTTACTTAATACTAGCCCAGATATATTAGAGCAAATTCATAATTCACCTTTTTTACATCCAACAAAAAAAAGAGAAACAAAAATTAAAGCAATCATTTTTAATGATGCACAAATTGATCATACAACTGGATTACTTATGTTAAGGGAAGGTTGTCCTCACCAAATCTATTGCACAAAAGAGGTAAATGAAGAATTAAATTCATCATTTCCAACTATGAAAATGTTAAAACATTGGGATGGTGGTGGAACAGTTTGGCATGAAATATTGCCAGATTCAACTACAAAATTTGAAATTCCTGTAATGCCTTCTTATGAATTTTATGCCCATGCACTTATTTCAAATGCACCTCCATACTCATTATATAGAGATAAGCCTAGACGTGGTGATAATATTGGAATTACAGTTGTAAATAAAAATACTGGAAAAAGATTATTTTACCTTCCAGGTCTTGGTGTAATGGAAGATCATGTTTTTGATGAAATGAGAAATGCAGACGTTCTTCTAATAGAAGGTACACTTTGGACAAATGATGAGATGATAAAAGGTGAGTTTTCTACAAAATTAGGAACTGATATGGGACACATCCCTTTAAGTGGAGATGAGGGTTTGATTAAAGTTTTAGATACCTTAGAGAAACCTAGAAAAATATTAATTCATATTAATAATACAAATCCAATATTAGATGAAGAAAGTTCTGAATATAAAGAGCTTATTTCCCATGGGATTGAAGTATCTTATGATGGAATGAGAATAGATATATAA
- the pqqD gene encoding pyrroloquinoline quinone biosynthesis peptide chaperone PqqD, whose translation MNKEKLIVVNEHFQLQFEQAQDCFVLLYPEGMVQLNQSAGEIMNQCDGTKNFNEIVSTLEEKFNMPNLSNDIEAFFDEAFDRKWVSYVN comes from the coding sequence ATGAACAAAGAAAAATTAATTGTAGTGAATGAACATTTTCAGTTACAATTTGAGCAGGCACAAGATTGTTTTGTTTTATTATACCCTGAAGGTATGGTTCAACTAAACCAAAGTGCTGGTGAAATTATGAATCAATGTGATGGAACTAAAAATTTTAATGAAATAGTTTCAACATTAGAAGAGAAGTTTAATATGCCAAATCTATCAAATGATATTGAGGCATTTTTTGATGAAGCCTTTGATAGAAAGTGGGTAAGTTATGTCAACTAA